One stretch of Oncorhynchus tshawytscha isolate Ot180627B linkage group LG19, Otsh_v2.0, whole genome shotgun sequence DNA includes these proteins:
- the si:ch211-194m7.8 gene encoding olfactomedin-4, whose translation MLLLLLLLTSTSNGDAQRIPGLKKDDSCSCQVNSSVWAFPARKFEGVLQLVQDCGDNLQSLQLQVKLSNERLPEIQATIKNVTARLEPYQYLNDQGLYTALHLRQLAKELRELEEDISSIHQDKPSDQTQKLTQEIGKVRKEVDKMHLSNTFNMKTVKEKLHSLKNGVESCRTIPEEFISKQGVCSQRIMSNISTPVITKISPYGKSYTSGSWGRQAKQVMEDQEGSGVFYWVQPLVNSHRLGNIVRRYRSYDDFMASKNHEDVSVAPSYSHANAIQGSGTVVYGEAVFYNCYYSPELCRYDLQTKVTTRLKIPDIGTNNEFPYCYYNCKDWTDTDFAADETGLWVIYSTQGNHGNLVLSRLDSEAFNVTHTWTTRLFKKSVTNAFMVCGILYATRYIDRFHEEVFYAFDTATGKDDNTLALPLEKIENGVASLSYNPIDRQLYMYNDGYLLSYQAIF comes from the exons ATGCTGTTGCTCCTGTTGCTCCTGACATCCACT AGTAATGGTGATGCCCAGCGTATTCCTGGCTTGAAGAAGGATGACTCATGTTCATgtcaggtcaacagtagtgtctGGGCGTTCCCTGCCAGGAAGTTTGAGGGGGTGCTGCAGCTGGTGCAGGACTGTGGCGACAACCTGCAAAGCCTCCAGTTACAG GTGAAGCTGTCCAACGAGAGGCTTCCTGAGATCCAGGCCACCATTAAGAATGTGACAGCTCGCCTGGAGCCGTACCAGTACCTGAACGACCAGGGTCTGTACACCGCCCTGCACCTGCGTCAACTAGCTAAGGAACtgagggagctggaggaagaCATCAGTTCCATACACCAAGACAAGCCAAGTGATCAGACTCAGAAACTGACCCAAGAG ATAGGTAAGGTACGTAAGGAGGTAGATAAGATGCATTTGTCAAACACCTTTAACATGAAGACGGTGAAGGAAAAACTCCACTCGCTGAAGAATGGCGTGGAGTCCTGCAGGACAATCCCAGAGGAGTTCATAA GCAAGCAAGGTGTTTGCTCTCAACGCATCATGTCCAACATCAGCACCCCTGTGATCACAAAGATCAGCCCGTATGGCAAAAGCTATACGTCTGGGTCCTGGGGTCGCCAGGCCAAGCAGGTCATGGAAGACCAGGAGGGCAGTGGGGTGTTCTACTGGGTTCAGCCCCTCGTGAACAGCCACAGACTGGGGAACATCGTTCGACGCTACCGCTCCTACGACGACTTCATGGCCTCCAAGAACCACGAGGATGTGTCCGTGGCACCGTCCTACAGCCATGCTAATGCCATCCAGGGCTCCGGCACGGTGGTGTATGGTGAGGCAGTGTTTTATAACTGCTACTACTCCCCTGAGCTGTGCCGCTATGACCTACAAACCAAGGTCACAACTCGTCTGAAGATCCCAGACATCGGTACCAACAACGAGTTTccctactgctactacaactgtAAAGACTGGACAGACACCGACTTTGCTGCTGATGAGACTGGCCTGTGGGTGATCTATAGCACACAGGGTAACCATGGGAACCTGGTGCTGAGCCGGCTAGACAGCGAGGCGTTCAACGTGACACACACTTGGACCACGCGCCTCTTCAAGAAGTCAGTGACTAACGCCTTCATGGTGTGCGGAATACTGTATGCCACCCGTTACATTGACCGGTTCCATGAGGAGGTGTTCTATGCATTTGACACAGCGACAGGTAAAGACGACAACACCCTGGCTCTTCCCCTGGAGAAGATTGAGAACGGTGTGGCCAGTCTGAGCTACAACCCCATTGACAGGCAACTCTACATGTACAATGATGGTTACCTTCTGTCTTACCAAGCTATCTTTTAA